CATGGGCGAAGGGATCTGGATGATCAGCGTCGCTACACAGCTCAGCGCCGCAAACAGCGCGGCCAGCACCAGTCTTTTCAACTTCTTGTTGCGTTCCACAGCAACCCCTCCAAAAAGCATATTGATAGCCCGGTCCATCAGTTGGGCCGGGCATTTTACGCACATCAGTATAACAGATCTGCTACCCTTTCTCAAACTTTATCTGCATACTATTTTCGATTTGGCCGGCGTTTGATGGCCAACAGCCTTTTCATCTCCGCCAGATGTTCCCCTGCGGGGCTCTCAAACATGACCCACTTGCCATCTCGATAGGTATGCGCCTCATTGTAAACCCGCTGCGTCTCAGCAGAAAATTCTTCGCGCATGGCTTCAAACTTCTCCCGCTCTGCCCGGCCAAAGATCATCATAAACCCAAACGAATTCTCCCGGGGATAAAGGGCGCACAGCGTCTTGCCGCCCCGGCGGTATTTCAGCTCATACGGGCCGGCCTTGCCGCCTGGCCCCCACAAGGTCTCCATCTCATAGCTGTCCTCAATCATCGCGGCGGCCGCGGCAAAAGCCGCATACTTTTCCTGCCCCATCAGGGCGCGCAGCGTTTTTTCGTCCGGCATATGCTTTTCCATCGTCAATCCCTCCTAACGGTTTTGCAGCCGCTCAAAGGCGTAAAGCCCAGCCCCGGCCACGCCGCTGCGCTTGGAATGCTCCGGAAACAGCACCCTTAATCCCTGGGCGGGATAGGGTTTGCGCACCCGGTGTAAAACCTCGTCCAAAAACATCTCTTTAGGGAAGTCCGGCATCGCCACCACGCCGCCGGCCAGGATCACCGCGTCCGGGTCCAGCAGCGTGACCTCGGTGGCTACCGGCAGGGCCAGCTCCTGTATAAACTGGCGCAGCGGTGCCTCCTGCCCATGACGCAGAAACAGTTGCCCCATTTCCTCGCCAGGATAGTGCCGGGCGGCCAATTTTTGCAACGCCCGCCCCGAGCAGCGCACCTCCGCACACCCCGTGTTGCCGCAGGGACAAGCCTCCTCCACCCCATAAAGGGGGATGTGCCCCAGCTCGCCGGCCACGCCGTTTTT
Above is a genomic segment from Luoshenia tenuis containing:
- a CDS encoding DUF3788 domain-containing protein is translated as MEKHMPDEKTLRALMGQEKYAAFAAAAAMIEDSYEMETLWGPGGKAGPYELKYRRGGKTLCALYPRENSFGFMMIFGRAEREKFEAMREEFSAETQRVYNEAHTYRDGKWVMFESPAGEHLAEMKRLLAIKRRPNRK